In one window of Burkholderia cenocepacia DNA:
- the rpoE gene encoding RNA polymerase sigma factor RpoE has product MSEKEIDQALVERVQKGDKAAFELLVSKYHRKIIRLISRLVRDPAEVEDVAQDAFIKAYRALPQFRGESAFYTWLYRIAVNTAKNYLATQGRRAPTSTEADAEEAETFSDADQLRDINTPESMLMSKQIAETVNAAMALLPEELRQAITLREIEGLSYEEIAEMMGCPIGTVRSRIFRAREAIAAKLRPLLDTPEGKRW; this is encoded by the coding sequence GTGAGTGAAAAAGAAATCGATCAGGCTCTGGTCGAGCGCGTACAGAAGGGCGACAAGGCGGCGTTCGAACTCCTGGTCTCCAAATACCACCGCAAGATCATTCGGCTGATCTCGCGCCTCGTGCGGGATCCCGCCGAGGTCGAGGATGTGGCCCAGGACGCGTTCATCAAGGCGTATCGTGCGCTGCCGCAATTCCGCGGCGAATCGGCGTTCTATACGTGGTTGTACCGAATTGCCGTCAACACGGCGAAGAACTACCTTGCGACGCAAGGCCGCCGGGCGCCGACCTCGACCGAGGCCGATGCGGAGGAAGCGGAAACTTTCTCGGACGCAGACCAACTAAGGGATATCAACACGCCTGAGTCGATGTTGATGAGCAAGCAGATTGCCGAGACGGTCAACGCTGCAATGGCTCTGCTGCCCGAGGAACTGCGCCAGGCAATCACGCTGCGCGAGATCGAGGGCCTGAGCTACGAAGAGATCGCGGAAATGATGGGCTGTCCGATCGGGACGGTCCGGTCGCGGATCTTCCGCGCGCGCGAAGCAATCGCTGCCAAATTGCGTCCGCTGCTCGATACGCCCGAAGGCAAGCGCTGGTAA